A single window of Colletes latitarsis isolate SP2378_abdomen chromosome 4, iyColLati1, whole genome shotgun sequence DNA harbors:
- the LOC143341005 gene encoding putative RNA-binding protein EIF1AD, with amino-acid sequence MSKATKRKHVVKEVEDLSIPTESQSIVRIIESRGNNLHEVIDFTGDQYLVSMPTKFRRNIWVKRGDFVLVEPIAEGDKVKAEIVKILTREHQKFYRAQGCWPKEFDKIPKSNEGITNKYGEENDNEEADLFVNTNRLLLNSGRIDNTSETSSDETDSS; translated from the exons ATGTCTAAAGCAACTAAACGCAAACACGTTGTTAAAGAAGTCGAAGATTTGAGTATTCCTACCGAATCGCAATCCATTGTACGAATAATTGAATCGCGCGGTAATAATCTTCACGAAGTCATAGATTTCACTGGAGACCAATATCTCGTATCTATGCCGACGAAGTTTAGAAGAAACATTTGGGTGAAACGAGGAGATTTCGTACTAGTAGAGCCAATAGCAGAAGGGGATAAAGTGAAGGCAGAGatcgttaaaatattgacaCGA GAACATCAAAAATTCTATCGCGCACAGGGCTGTTGGCCAAAAGAATTCGATAAAATTCCGAAGTCAAATGAAGGAATAACAAACAAGTATGGAGAAGAAAATGATAACGAAGAAGCGGATCTTTTTGTAAATACAAATAGATTATTACTTAATTCTGGTAGAATAGATAACACCAGTGAAACAAGTTCTGACGAAACTGATTCTAGTTAA
- the LOC143341001 gene encoding neuropeptides capa receptor-like isoform X2 translates to METSIEDASDLHDFWKDWDLKNLTEAEYLTKVLGLKYLPMKMVIPLTIAYVVIFVTGIFGNIATCIVVMKNPSMQTATNYYLFSLAISDLTLLVLGLPNELSVFWQQYPWALGVGLCKIRAYVSEMSSYVSVLTIVAFSMERYLAICHPLRVYTISGLKRPIRFILAAWSIALISAIPFAIYTKVNLVEYPPGSGNYSADSAICAMLLPYMPKFPLYELSSIIFFLIPMLVILIVYTRMGLRIRNSTKDTLNSVVQGAIHGDSRQIQSRKSVIRMLSAVVILFFICWAPFHAQRLLYVYAQESDYYPDLNEWLYILSGCLYYFSTTVNPILYNLMSIKYRHAFRQTICCKTRKTGRRSWATRDSQMCQTNSNGKTHGTNFKRSVYYQSSERDVSFHCKSGKREQRREYERQCFS, encoded by the exons ATGGAAACATCGATCGAGGATGCAAGCGATTTGCACGATTTTTGGAAAGACTGGGACCTGAAAAACCTAACGGAAGCCGAATACTTAACGAAGGTACTCGGACTCAAGTATCTGCCCATGAAGATGGTGATACCGCTCACGATAGCGTACGTGGTGATATTTGTCACTGGCATATTCGGAAACATCGCCACGTGCATCGTCGTTATGAAAAATCCTTCGATGCAAACCGCCACAAATTACTACTTGTTCAGTCTGGCCATATCCGATCTTACTCTACTTGTGCTGG GATTACCTAACGAGTTGAGCGTCTTCTGGCAACAGTACCCTTGGGCTCTAGGAGTCGGTCTTTGCAAGATAAGAGCGTACGTGTCGGAAAT GTCTTCGTACGTGTCGGTCCTCACGATAGTGGCCTTTTCCATGGAAAGATATTTGGCCATATGTCACCCGCTTCGCGTTTACACGATAAGCGGCTTGAAAAGGCCTATACGTTTCATCTTGGCTGCGTGGTCAATAGCGCTAATTTCCGCGATACCGTTCGCAATTTATACGAAAGTCAATTTGGTCGAGTACCCACCAG GTTCGGGTAATTATTCGGCCGATTCGGCGATTTGCGCTATGCTACTACCATACATGCCGAAGTTTCCTCTTTACGagctgagcagcatcatattcttTTTGATACCGATGCTGGTGATTCTGATAGTCTATACGAGGATGGGTTTGAGGATCAGGAACAGCACGAAGGACACGCTGAATTCGGTGGTGCAAGGCGCGATTCACGGAGACTCGAGACAAATTCAATCCCGGAAGTCCGTTATCAGAATGTTGA GCGCCGtggttattttatttttcatctgTTGGGCTCCGTTTCACGCTCAACGGCTGCTCTACGTCTATGCTCAGGAGTCCGACTATTATCCAGACTTGAACGAATGGCTGTACATTCTGAGCGGATGTCTTTACTACTTCAGCACAACCGTGAATcccattttatataatttaatgagTATAAAGTACCGGCATGCGTTCAGGCAAACGATATGCTGTAAGACGAGAAAGACAGGAAGGAGGAGCTGGGCCACCAGGGATTCGCAGATGTGCCAAACCAATTCCAACGGAAAGACTCACGGCACAAACTTTAAGCGTTCA gTATACTATCAGTCAAGCGAAAGAGATGTTTCGTTTCACTGCAAGTCGGGAAAGCGTGAGCAAAGACGGGAATATGAACGACAATGTTTCTCATAA
- the LOC143341001 gene encoding neuropeptides capa receptor-like isoform X1: protein METSIEDASDLHDFWKDWDLKNLTEAEYLTKVLGLKYLPMKMVIPLTIAYVVIFVTGIFGNIATCIVVMKNPSMQTATNYYLFSLAISDLTLLVLGLPNELSVFWQQYPWALGVGLCKIRAYVSEMSSYVSVLTIVAFSMERYLAICHPLRVYTISGLKRPIRFILAAWSIALISAIPFAIYTKVNLVEYPPGSGNYSADSAICAMLLPYMPKFPLYELSSIIFFLIPMLVILIVYTRMGLRIRNSTKDTLNSVVQGAIHGDSRQIQSRKSVIRMLSAVVILFFICWAPFHAQRLLYVYAQESDYYPDLNEWLYILSGCLYYFSTTVNPILYNLMSIKYRHAFRQTICCKTRKTGRRSWATRDSQMCQTNSNGKTHGTNFKRSVRYTISQAKEMFRFTASRESVSKDGNMNDNVSHKSYAPKKVDSSRPLLDRMHSVAQKQTSNVSSTSEGTTKESMSTASSNL, encoded by the exons ATGGAAACATCGATCGAGGATGCAAGCGATTTGCACGATTTTTGGAAAGACTGGGACCTGAAAAACCTAACGGAAGCCGAATACTTAACGAAGGTACTCGGACTCAAGTATCTGCCCATGAAGATGGTGATACCGCTCACGATAGCGTACGTGGTGATATTTGTCACTGGCATATTCGGAAACATCGCCACGTGCATCGTCGTTATGAAAAATCCTTCGATGCAAACCGCCACAAATTACTACTTGTTCAGTCTGGCCATATCCGATCTTACTCTACTTGTGCTGG GATTACCTAACGAGTTGAGCGTCTTCTGGCAACAGTACCCTTGGGCTCTAGGAGTCGGTCTTTGCAAGATAAGAGCGTACGTGTCGGAAAT GTCTTCGTACGTGTCGGTCCTCACGATAGTGGCCTTTTCCATGGAAAGATATTTGGCCATATGTCACCCGCTTCGCGTTTACACGATAAGCGGCTTGAAAAGGCCTATACGTTTCATCTTGGCTGCGTGGTCAATAGCGCTAATTTCCGCGATACCGTTCGCAATTTATACGAAAGTCAATTTGGTCGAGTACCCACCAG GTTCGGGTAATTATTCGGCCGATTCGGCGATTTGCGCTATGCTACTACCATACATGCCGAAGTTTCCTCTTTACGagctgagcagcatcatattcttTTTGATACCGATGCTGGTGATTCTGATAGTCTATACGAGGATGGGTTTGAGGATCAGGAACAGCACGAAGGACACGCTGAATTCGGTGGTGCAAGGCGCGATTCACGGAGACTCGAGACAAATTCAATCCCGGAAGTCCGTTATCAGAATGTTGA GCGCCGtggttattttatttttcatctgTTGGGCTCCGTTTCACGCTCAACGGCTGCTCTACGTCTATGCTCAGGAGTCCGACTATTATCCAGACTTGAACGAATGGCTGTACATTCTGAGCGGATGTCTTTACTACTTCAGCACAACCGTGAATcccattttatataatttaatgagTATAAAGTACCGGCATGCGTTCAGGCAAACGATATGCTGTAAGACGAGAAAGACAGGAAGGAGGAGCTGGGCCACCAGGGATTCGCAGATGTGCCAAACCAATTCCAACGGAAAGACTCACGGCACAAACTTTAAGCGTTCAGTAAG gTATACTATCAGTCAAGCGAAAGAGATGTTTCGTTTCACTGCAAGTCGGGAAAGCGTGAGCAAAGACGGGAATATGAACGACAATGTTTCTCATAAATCTTATGCGCCGAAGAAAGTGGACTCTAGCAGACCTCTTCTCGATCGAATGCACTCCGTTGCTCAAAAACAAACGAGCAACGTAAGCTCTACATCCGAGGGGACAACGAAAGAGTCCATGTCCACGGCCAGTAGTAATTTGTAA
- the LOC143341002 gene encoding neuropeptides capa receptor-like: MTNDNISGKYLNVKNISNVYARFNESEYLNEVLGPKYLPLSLVLPITLAYVIIFVSGFVGNVTTCIVIRKHPNMQTTTNCYLFNLAVSDLLLLIMGIPTELSILWEQYPWKWGLIICKLRTYFSETSYYVSVLTIVAFSLERYSAICYPLRRYASGVKVPIRIILATWLAAFVFAVPFGLYTTISYVEYPPESKEYLEDSAFCTIEILPEFPLYELCCCFFFLLPMAFIVVLYVRIGLRIRSSSLEQTVEGSVHGETKQAQSRTTIIRVLSAVVVTFFICWAPFHAQRLLYAYQDQIPSFVDINEWLYPLGGCLYYISTVINLILYNVMSAKYRNAFKETLCCYPSRPSITKVDLSSGSRTGYQVFHGKNTNYQHGIKENASCQAESGLCATGQLQSNDEEEKKRRIAGTDDSSINNENIDEIDAESLSRVPKKSSLLVHAKNGRVRYQTVETPSNETHI; this comes from the exons ATGACGAATGATAATATTTCGGGTAAATATTTGAATGTAAAGAACATCAGCAACGTTTACGCGCGCTTCAACGAATCTGAATATTTGAATGAAGTTCTGGGTCCTAAATACTTGCCCCTGAGCCTGGTGTTGCCCATCACCCTGGCCTATGTCATTATATTTGTAAGCGGTTTCGTTGGCAATGTAACCACTTGCATCGTCATCCGAAAGCATCCTAATATGCAGACAACGACAAACTGTTATTTGTTCAATTTGGCGGTATCCGATCTGTTGCTTTTAATAATGG GCATACCAACAGAGTTGAGTATACTTTGGGAACAGTATCCGTGGAAATGGGGATTAATTATATGCAAATTACGAACGTACTTTTCTGAAAC GTCCTATTATGTGTCGGTATTAACAATAGTAGCATTTTCATTAGAAAGGTATTCGGCGATCTGTTATCCGCTTCGTCGTTATGCGAGTGGAGTTAAGGTTCCTATACGAATTATCTTGGCTACATGGCTAGCAGCTTTCGTTTTTGCCGTGCCATTCGGTCTTTATACCACCATTAGTTACGTCGAGTATCCACCAG AATCGAAAGAATACTTGGAGGATTCTGCTTTTTGCACGATCGAGATTTTACCCGAATTTCCGCTGTACGAACTTTGCTGTTGCTTCTTCTTCCTTCTACCGATGGCGTTTATAGTGGTGCTTTACGTGCGAATAGGGTTGCGAATACGAAGTAGCAGCCTAGAGCAGACCGTCGAAGGATCGGTTCACGGAGAGACTAAGCAAGCTCAGTCACGGACAACCATCATTCGGGTGCTCA GTGCTGTCGTGGTAACATTTTTCATCTGCTGGGCGCCGTTTCACGCTCAACGACTGTTATACGCGTATCAAGATCAAATTCCATCGTTCGTTGATATAAACGAATGGCTTTATCCACTCGGTGGTTGCCTCTACTACATCAGTACAGTCATAAATCTGATCCTGTATAATGTGATGAGTGCGAAATACCGAAACGCGTTTAAAGAGACACTTTGCTGTTACCCAAGCAGACCTTCCATTACAAAGGTCGACCTCAGTAGCGGATCCAGGACGGGATACCAGGTGTTTCACGGAAAGAACACGAATTACCAGCACGGCATCAA AGAAAATGCATCGTGCCAAGCTGAAAGCGGTTTATGCGCgacgggccaattacaatcgaaCGACGAAGAGGAAAAGAAACGACGTATCGCAGGAACGGACGATTCGTCGATAAATAACGAAAATATCGACGAGATCGATGCTGAATCTTTATCACGGGTACCAAAGAAATCGTCGCTCCTCGTGCATGCAAAGAACGGACGCGTGAGATATCAGACGGTCGAAACCCCATCGAACGAGACACATATCTGA
- the LOC143340987 gene encoding uncharacterized protein LOC143340987, which produces MSKYRNELFYNIKDKAKENRKYKNHENVILLSDKEMDESVSDSQNFCLKLSQDSIVCDTQDGIINDEKDIIVISDSSSTCSSPKCSPKLKLKLNRHCATNKNVGTQNSTDSSNASEERFFQARGKNKGHNFVFHDWKKKNRNRNNTLLISDDTSSNSSEQSKRYIYSSNKASSNSISSASDKILTMQKASTEFYSTAVNEKNPLSGSAVGSSSSKNLGGLNRPGKVLSATNKKHDNFDRKLTPKNARDIMKNIKSTKIVYESPRKQDNIVINKSIDNRIHPAISSKEIRNKIIDESIENSESDIIEGSQINSTNFYKNHISRFLDTPCVNKHEEIVGMELSERKKKQISTWLMTNSPESISDNSFDIVPATNKDDASSGNSSLERLEMNYETPNNRGKIHHALTSRKLINQDRDKTIQPTVLRQTILHEFTQQSETDVPKVCTPKNTCTSDMFSTPTLCNPQNVDIMDCADILEKVYGKSWREKAALLLSKSEPRKQVISTRNRAVQTEKKIINKEKIYITDSDDDDSNTSLKDLQAGKRLTEQNTRKNTKQKDSFINDYTSSESGCESSYYTALTNPKISTTNAKPKSTVTPIVQRALAICDSDTDIENEKSNKIRDSRRKKLLFSDDESENSSTSEFDPGDDVPSKPTAKKDSYKTARQIFKKNTTIKSIYNRKYEKHNTFLASLSENIPIANAHPDAIKYRTDYKNNKQNLCNYLYKLYNENVFDKKLPENMLIEWNVRMRGSAGFCYNKKSLKTLGGVVKSSRIVLATKVLDTPDRLRDTLIHEMCHAAAWLINNVSDGHGPFWTGWANKATKTFPELPPIRRCHDYKIKTKFTYKCIGCGYSIGRHSKSLDTEKKRCGLCYGKFELLINKTTKSGTIQVQTPKKELNGFARYVKDNYNVIKKDRNIKHAEVMKILGQQFSAIKIATKQGNCTNEQDIPG; this is translated from the exons ATGTCTAAATACA GgaatgaattattttataatataaaagacAAAGCAAAAGAGAATAGGAAATATAAGAATCATGAAAATGTAATACTGTTATCTGATAAGGAAATGGATGAATCTGTAAGTGATTCgcaaaatttttgtttgaaATTGTCACAAGACTCAATTGTATGTGATACACAAGATGGTATTATAAATGATGAGAAAGATATAATAGTAATAAGTGACTCTAGTTCTACTTGTTCTAGTCCTAAATGTTCTCCTAAATTAAAACTTAAACTAAACAGACATTGTGCTACAAACAAAAATGTAGGTACTCAGAATTCTACAGATTCTTCAAATGCTTCAGAAGAAAGATTTTTTCAAGCACGGGGGAAAAATAAAGGTCATAACTTTGTTTTTCATGATTGGAAAAAAAAGAATAGGAATAGAAATAATACATTGCTTATATCTGATGATACCTCATCCAACAGTAGTGAACAAAGTAAAAGATATATTTACAGCTCCAATAAAGCTAGTAGTAATTCTATTAGTTCTGCCTCAGACAAGATTCTAACTATGCAAAAAGCAAGTACTGAATTCTATAGTACTGCAGTGAATGAAAAAAATCCATTATCAGGTTCTGCTGTTGGTAGCAGCAGTTCTAAAAATTTAGGAGGTTTAAACAGACCTGGTAAAGTTTTATCTGCTACTAATAAAAAACATGACAATTTCGATAGAAAGCTTACTCCAAAAAATGCTAGAGAcattatgaaaaatataaagtcAACAAAAATTGTATATGAGTCACCCAGGAAGCAGGAcaatattgtaattaacaaaagcaTAGATAATCGGATACATCCAGCTATTTCATCTAAAGAAATAAGGAATAAAATTATTGATGAAAGTATAGAAAATTCTGAGAGTGACATTATTGAAGGATCTCAAATAaattcaacaaatttttataaaaatcataTTAGTAGGTTTTTGGATACACCATGTGTAAATAAGCATGAGGAAATAGTAGGCATGGAATTATcagaaaggaaaaaaaaacaaatttcaacatGGCTCATGACAAATTCACCCGAATCAATAAGTGATAATTCCTTTGATATTGTGCCTGCCACTAATAAAGATGATGCAAGTTCTGGAAATAGCAGTCTAGAAAGATTAGAAATGAATTATGAAACTCCAAATAATAGAGGAAAAATACATCATGCACTTACAagtagaaaattaataaatcaagATCGTGATAAAACAATTCAACCTACAGTACTACGACAAACTATATTGCATGAGTTTACACAACAATCAGAAACTGATGTTCCTAAAGTTTGCACACCAAAAAATACTTGCACTAGTGATATGTTTTCCACTCCTACATTATGTAACCCACAAAATGTAGATATTATGGACTGTGCAGATATATTAGAGAAGGTATATGGTAAATCTTGGCGAGAAAAGGCAGCTTTATTGCTTTCAAAATCTGAACCACGAAAACAAGTAATATCTACAAGAAACAGAGCTGTCCAAACTGAGAA AAAAATAATCAACAAAGAGAAAATTTATATAACAGACTCAGATGATGATGATAGCAACACAT CTTTAAAGGATTTGCAAGCAGGAAAACGTTTAACAGAACAAAATACACGAAAAAATACTAAACAAAAAGATAGTTTTATCAATGACTACACATCATCAGAAAGTGGATGTGAAAGTTCGTATTACACTGCCCTGACAAATCCGAAGATATCAACAACCAATGCAAAACCAAAATCAACAGTCACACCAATTGTACAAAG AGCTCTTGCAATATGTGATTCAGATACTGATATTGAAAATgagaaaagtaataaaattcgTGATTCAAGAAGGAAGAAATTGTTATTCAGTGATGATGAAAGTGAAAATTCAAGTACTAGTGAATTTGATCCTGGCGACGACGTGCCATCAAAACCTACAGCTAAGAAAG ATTCTTATAAAACTGCACgacaaatatttaagaaaaatactACAATTAAATCGATCTACAATCGAAAGTATGAAAAACATAACACCTTTTTGGCATCTTTATCTGAAAATATTCCCATTGCTAATGCACATCCAGATGCCATAAAATACAGAACAgattataagaataataaacaaaatttgtgcaattatttatataaattatacaATGAAAATGTATTTGATAAAAAATTACCAGAAAATATGTTAATTGAGTGGAATGTCCGTATGAGAGGAAGTGCCGGTTTTTGTTACAATAAGAAATCTTTGAAAACGCTTGGGGGTGTCGTAAAATCTTCAAGAATAGTGCTGGCAACAAAA GTTTTAGACACGCCAGACAGACTTCGAGACACTTTAATTCATGAAATGTGCCATGCAGCAGCTTGGTTAATAAATAATGTTTCAGATGGTCATGGCCCATTTTGGACAGGATG GGCCAATAAAGCAACAAAAACATTTCCTGAGCTACCACCAATCCGAAGGTGTCatgattataaaattaaaacaaaattcaCATATAAATGTATAGGCTGTGGATACAG CATTGGTAGACATTCTAAATCATTGGATACTGAAAAGAAACGATGTGGCCTTTGCTATGGaaaatttgaattattaataaataaaacaacAAAATCTGGAACCATACAAGTGCAGACACCTAAAAAGGAACTTAACGGATTCGCGCGTTACGTAAAAGATAATTATAACGTTATAAAGAAAGATCGTAATATAAAGCATGCTGAAGTGATGAAGATTTTAGGTCAGCAATTTTCTGCAATTAAAATTGCAACCAAACAAGGAAATTGTACGAACGAGCAGGATATTCCTGGTTAA